The following are encoded in a window of Apis mellifera strain DH4 linkage group LG10, Amel_HAv3.1, whole genome shotgun sequence genomic DNA:
- the LOC100577188 gene encoding uncharacterized protein LOC100577188, translating into MASTSGHKRNGSSSSMFTHKRTESGGGFIGHKRSESGHKRAESISSAFGHKRSESGHKRNESSGGGFGHKRSESGSNYHAGHRRNESMYAMTGLYAESATTGTDETTDPLQATGSRLTHDTVIRCHSRNPSSGLVDHRDFIIKCHSRNPSASMVDRTEKERAQTPPFNPDSKDCGILSCRPAFIQRFAGIKFSFSYGVWKK; encoded by the exons atggCGTCCACGAGCGGGCACAAGAGGAACGGCTCGAGTTCGAGCATGTTCACCCACAAACGGACCGAGTCAGGCGGCGGTTTTATCGGGCACAAACGCTCCGAGAGCGGTCACAAACGTGCCGAGAGCATATCCAGTGCCTTTGGCCACAAACGATCCGAGAGTGGCCACAAGAGGAACGAGAGCAGCGGGGGTGGTTTCGGCCACAAAAG GTCCGAATCTGGTAGCAATTATCATGCTGGGCATCGAAGGAACGAAAGCATGTATGCTATGACTGGTCTGTACGCTGAGAGCGCGACCACGGGAACCGACGAGACCACAGACCCACTGCAAGCAACCGGTAGCAGACTGACTCATGACACCGTCATCAGGTGTCACAGTAGAAATCCCAGTTCTGGCCTCGTGGACCATAG AGATTTTATCATCAAATGTCACAGCAGGAATCCCAGTGCTTCCATGGTGGACAG GACGGAGAAGGAGAGAGCGCAAACCCCACCGTTTAATCCGGATTCGAAGGACTGTGGAATCCTGAGCTGCAGGCCGGCCTTTATACAAAGATTCGCTGGAATAAAG ttttctttttcttatggagtttggaaaaaataa